In Plodia interpunctella isolate USDA-ARS_2022_Savannah chromosome 4, ilPloInte3.2, whole genome shotgun sequence, the sequence AATTGTATTAGGATCAATTCCTCAAACTTCCATCAAGTATGAAGACAACATTATTTGTTAGATATCTATAGTACCACGTGGCGCCAGGCTGTTACAAAGAATCAAATTACAGTAGTGATTTGCTGAAATTTGATTATGTTTACGAACTTAATTATACAGTACAATGAAATTACCGTATTTAACCACAAATCTGGCTGTGTTTGTGCTTTCAGAAATTTCATTCCCTgtggtatttatattatataactttcggtaaatataaagaatattataaaaacaaattaaaaagaaaaaggttTCCTATTTGACATTCAAGCTACATGCTACTAAGTATGTCCCATCTATATACGACCGAAGTatccaaattataaatgtgaaagagTGTATGTTTATCCAAAACACTGTAGCActgagccgcgggcaacagttaattataatgataaaccTAAGATTTTGAGAGTCACAGTCAGTAAAGTAGACAAATTCAAACAATTCAGGGTTTGACGTGTGACGGGCGGATCCGAAAGTTGGTAATGAATAAAGTTGATCAGATAGGTGGCGGGTCCGGCCCgatctttaattaaaatactaccTTTGTCAAATCAGAGGGGACTATTCTACTGTCTGTGATGCTAAACGGTTGGCGACTTGCGTTGTTGTATGCTAATTCTTTCCCGGATACACGTCGAGAcataacaagttttatttatgtttgttatattgttacattgctatttttgtatattgtatatgaCGTATGCGTAATTAAGCAGTAAGTAGTGTAAAAagacaatattgttttacgATTACAGTGTGTAGAATTTGTTAATTCGCgaaattaagtacatacagATCAAtcgtaaaacattttatttatatactctaattttgaaatgagGGAGATATGGTTAGAAAAAAGCATACATTTCCGATATGATAATCGTGTTTGTATGAATATAACATAAGttcatgtaataaaatgaatgtatGTGAATGTAGAACGTTACAATCTCTTATGATTTCACGCGAATCTCACtgttctttcttttttcttgcCTCTCGTTTCTTTCTGTTTTACGatactttctttctttttttcttgtttattgttattccAGATCTTATTGgatctttttctaaatttgcatgcatattttatcagttgaattatttccaaaatactGAGGAGGCTACAcccaaaaaatacattgaaaattCCACCTAGTTGacctggaaataaaataattttcattgaaaatattgCATGCAAAGACAGTATGAAGGCATTCGGCCGGCAGTGAGGAAGAATAGCTAGGGAGAAAATAAGCAACCAGGACTaacatataaaagaaaaactgaaGGTGAAGAAAATCcaacaaataaaagtttcGTTAAAAAACCTTTCACCGACATAGAACTGTTACATGAAtgagaagaagaagacaaaATGATGGAATTCTTTGATACTTACTAAAGAGATCATGGAAAGTATAATATGTTTGTCgagatttagttttaatgtttctGTTTGCGACGAACACTCTCATTATGCTGATTTTTGTGAAATCCAAGTCGTGActgaaattttaatcattttttttaatatggaaACACCATGTATCACCCGTTACCGACTTTGAGACCTAGAGTTTTTTGTCAGTATCATACAATTACACTGCCCTTCTCATCCTTCAAACCAGAATACGACAATGCAAACACTGCTATTTGGTTGGATCTATAGTGGATACTTACTAAAATGAGTCTATACAGGCAGAATGTGGGAATAATTTGTAAGAACTGATCTCTACACTGTCTGTGTCGACGTCGCACGTGTGGACGCACGAGCAAgtgtatttatcaaaatttgctggaaaaattgaagtaaaatatttcagttaaCAACTCCTGTGGGCAATTTTCCGTGGCATTTTCCTgaagttaaaacaaataattatgcaacaaaacatttttaacagaATGCCATTCATATAATTACTGTTTTTAGACTATTTTACCAACTGACCCAGTGCTTGTCTCGCGCAGGGCAAGAGCCTTGCATTGCATAGTATTGCTCCTGGGGGCAAGGGGTGTGTCCACATGGCGCACCCGCAGATTCGCAGCAGATAGTCGATCTCACACTCCAGCTGGCAGTACTTCCTAcgtaaaatacatacttatcaATGTTAAATAACACgtagaaaatatgaaattacagCTTGAACGTGTTTAAAAGCAACGAACTAAAACACATAATatctttgaaaattaattatacagttTTATAGAAGTCCGAAGGTACATGTAGAGTAAATCATCGCTGCGTCAGGATTATTAGTACTGTAATGTTTTTACCGCAAGTAAAAGTTTCACAGAATGCCTTTGGTAGCtattacaacaaatattttaaaaaaatcgcgCTTTGCCAAAATGCACTAAGTTCAACTGTTTAAAAACTTCCAATAATATCTGTAACAGATTGTTAAATTGATACTTATCTTATTCTTCTTTCCGAGTATGTTATTTGCTAAAATCAGATACCACCGTAtcagattttgttcaagtcgccCAAAGGCATCTGTCTAGGCATGCCTTTTGCCTACCGTTACCACTAGACCTACCGCATGTAGTGCCAGTCAATCCCatatacacactagtgaactttaACTGACAACCTTTGTGCTGGTTtcatcacgatgttttccttgtgatatatgaaaactactataagtacatgagtcagattggtatttACTATCATCGCTTTAAACTTCAAATTGATACTTATGATAAATAGGGAAGTAGGTGAGCGGCTCCTCAAGGAGCCTGCACCCCCGTAGCTCGGTGTTGAGGCTGGCTGCGCCCTCGTCTATGTGCATGCCGTCCACTCTATGCGATTGCCACATCTCCGTGCCAGAAGATAAGGGTGTGCCATTCACGGTCGAGTCTATGTACGCGTGTCCACCGTCTATTGACACCTACGAAGACAAACATGTTttgtctatacatataaaactataagtaaCTGCACAAATCTCGTGGTagactatgtctgtacatagaagataaataattattgggGTTCTTTATGGAATGAATAGAAgccaattgtttttttctcattttataTGTTCTTTCGCGCAtcactcaaaaactactgtatgCAGAATTTTATGTGGTTTTCACAATTGTtcagcggatggtctaacttaaaatgtgGTATAGGTTttatcgcgatacgttgcttagaaacCGAGATAACTTACAAGCGGACTCACACATATTacctatacaatttttataataaaactagcttttggccACGGCATCGCCCGCGGAAACAGTAGTTTTTTCGGGGATGATAGGTATTCTATAGTATATTCTGTACACTGCGTCGTTTTAAGAAGATAGTTTGAttacttaggtacataaagAACTCCCACATTTATAAGATTTACTTTTAGGTACGACTGAAACTTTAGttagctatatatatttaatacggAGTCAGTATCGGGTCACGTCGTTAAATTGGAGGATTAAATCGCGATAGACAGAGCTTTTAGATAAAAACGTATAGTTGTGAGACTCAACCTTACTCTTGGCCTTGGCCTAAGGGGCGTTAAGCCTGAGAGCGATTTTGGGGTTAAAATTGAACCTCACCCATTTATAAGTGAGATCCACATCTAGCAGCGGAGTACTCTGGTTGATTGCAAGTATTAGTCCAGAGCGGAACCCCACTGAAGTGGTGTAGTAGACACTCTTTGGGACTTTTTTACGAACACCGTGTTTTCTCATCTcactgaaaattttaattattttttcagtacCAGTTTTCTTTGCAGTTCAATACAtcagttaaaatttttacttcATATGGCGACACTTAGttgaaaatttttcttttttcttaaaaaaatcagcGACAATGCGAATGAATGTTTATAATACGTAACATTTTACATACCTCCGAAGCGATCGTCCATTAAAAACGCAACAGAATCCATACTGAGATATCTccaaagaaaacaatttactGCAGGTCCTCATTACTCCAAACAATCGGCAcctatggtttttttttttaaaacaaaaacatatttatgttgtCAACTAATAGTATGATTGACTGGGAGAGAACGCCAttagtttataagtatgtttctACTTGGaagaataaagttaaatagataataatatagtctTAATTTCATGTCCAAAATACACTGCGATGTTAAACTGTATGTAAATGCtgctgaaatattttgttattgaaacaTTTTCTCCATCACTCATTTGATCTTTTTTGTACATCCTAATTTCTAGCTGTCAACTTTCACCAACTCCTCAGTTCTCCCATGATTTTATATCCTCGTCTGTTTTGATTAGAAACCGGTCTAACATCAAATCtactcaatatttatttacccttATCTACCTCAATAATGTCTCCTTGCAGGAACCCGTAAGTTTCTTCGCAGCCAAGTACACATCGATGTCGTTTAAGTTCAGAACTGATTCGATCCTCTCCAGCTCTCGCACCGTGTACGGCACGTCTGGGGAGTAGAATGCGCCCAGTTGCTGTATGATGGTCTTCACATAGCTCATGTTCAAatgaggcgggtaatcactagaaattaaataatcatcATTATCAGCCGACATCAGCCCCACTAGTGGGAATAGGCTTCTTTTTTCGCGCTACGTTCTATACCACTCTTATACATTATTACTGTACCATAATGCACACAAAATTATCTGATCAGCAGGATTGTGGTTTACCAACCGGTTTTGCCTGTCTCATCCACCACTCCAAAACGAAAAAATGTCTGCTAAATTTTCTTCACCACCCGCCTACTACAATCTATCTTgtcgtcatcatcatctgcaacCCTCTATGACGCACTGCTGAGTAATAGTGTCTGCTGTTCATGCGAACTTTCTCTGTCCTAAGCcttttgttttgtctttttatGAGTACTGCGTCGAATATTGCATGAACAAATTGAGTACTACACTGCAGCAAGTGGCATAAAATTCATAGGTTTCTAAAGGGATCAGATGTGATGTGTGTTccattacaaattattgtcTATATCCTTCAAAACAAACGAATACAACTAGGACTAAGTCAAAATCCTATCTTGTTTTGCATTACTTACAGTTGTGATAGAAACTCGTCTATCTTATGATCTGGATAGCTGATCTCCGGACAGACTTGCACCGATGGGAATTCCATTTTAGTGTAAATCCTCTCCAACCTGGTGATGTAGGTCGGCTGGTTCAAGAATCGCGACACTATACTGGCTACTATAGCTGACGATGCCAATAAGAGCAGGAACAGTGAGAGTGTCCATATCCACCTGGgaagataattatataacacaCTGGAGATGCAGGTTCACAAGACTTTTAGCTGGTAACAGAAATGGTATTACCTATTCCTGTGTCTGCTGCAGTCAAATATGTTGCAGCTATAAGTAATTTGACCCACCAATTAAGGTTTTTGGATTTGCTCTTATTGTTTATCGATTTGTGCcgcaaaagtaattttgttattgttgaatcaattttcataaaaaataaaatcatcttGATTAGGGAAACATACTTGGAGTATTTTAAAACTGAAGTGAAagtctaatatatttttataaatctgaTATTTCCTCTGTGGTTGGAAACAGAAAGGATTTGCCCAGTAGTGGGGACCTCATAgtgtcataaaaaattaatttatttccctTACCTGCATTTGGAATCATCCAGTTTATTCAATCCATGAAACTGCGCCTCTTTCAGCAACTTCTTCGCATTCATCGagtcgtttttaaaataatttaatagtttatatttgaCAACATCCGTGGCCTAGCGGTCAACATGCCATACTGCTATTCTGGAGGTCCTGGATTCCCAttggaatattatatttttcagattgatctggttcttagatatatatctatatatgaatCTCAAAGTATCTCaagagttagtatcccatataGTTCCGAAATTACTTTAGGGCAGAATGTgcgtgatttttatttatataagttaaattagattttgctatgagattcacgcgggcgaagccgcgggtaaaagctagtctaACATATAGATTATCACTGGTTATTAAACAATTTCTGTATATCACTTAAAATACAACGATTTTCGTTTAGCttggataaaatattaaatttttcaagaaAGACAGAACTGTTGAACATTCGGCTCCGATCCGACCCGTAACCGAAATCAATCACTGACAGCGATGGTATCGCGCCCGATTTACTAAAACGTGTTATGATTTATGG encodes:
- the LOC128669543 gene encoding sodium channel protein Nach-like translates to MNAKKLLKEAQFHGLNKLDDSKCRWIWTLSLFLLLLASSAIVASIVSRFLNQPTYITRLERIYTKMEFPSVQVCPEISYPDHKIDEFLSQLDYPPHLNMSYVKTIIQQLGAFYSPDVPYTVRELERIESVLNLNDIDVYLAAKKLTGSCKETLLRCRLFGVMRTCSKLFSLEISQYGFCCVFNGRSLRSEMRKHGVRKKVPKSVYYTTSVGFRSGLILAINQSTPLLDVDLTYKWVSIDGGHAYIDSTVNGTPLSSGTEMWQSHRVDGMHIDEGAASLNTELRGCRLLEEPLTYFPIYHKYQFEV